The following are encoded together in the Thermovirga sp. genome:
- the tuf gene encoding elongation factor Tu (EF-Tu; promotes GTP-dependent binding of aminoacyl-tRNA to the A-site of ribosomes during protein biosynthesis; when the tRNA anticodon matches the mRNA codon, GTP hydrolysis results; the inactive EF-Tu-GDP leaves the ribosome and release of GDP is promoted by elongation factor Ts; many prokaryotes have two copies of the gene encoding EF-Tu), producing the protein MAKEHFDRTKPHLNIGTIGHIDHGKTTLTAAITRTLSSAGWADFTPFDKIDKAP; encoded by the coding sequence ATGGCGAAGGAGCATTTTGACAGGACGAAGCCGCATCTGAACATAGGGACGATCGGTCACATTGACCACGGGAAGACGACGCTGACGGCGGCGATAACGCGGACGCTCTCTTCGGCGGGCTGGGCGGATTTCACGCCCTTCGACAAGATCGACAAGGCGCCGGA